The segment TTATCCAGTGTCCTATCGTTTGTGAAGACACGTGTTTATAAGGTTTTACCGTGGATATTAGAAGTCTTACATTGTTGTTAGGTCCAAACTCTTTGGTATAATCTAGGTATTCTATGACAGTGGAGGATACACATAGACTAGATTTCTTCTTAAAGAAAGGTAGAAGCAGTTCTGGTTGAAATTGCCCCGGTTTCGAAGTCTTTATAACGTCCGGGATTTTAATCCTTATACACGTATCCGATTCTAGGATATTATTTGTTCGTATTAAAGCTAGTGTTTGGAGTCTATGTGCCGTCGCTAGAGCCAGTAGAGTTGCTACTTTTCCGGCTACTTGCTTGTGGTTTAGTTTGCTTAATGGATGCAGCTTTTCTAGGTAATCCAGGGCTGGTGCTTTATCCCAAGTGCTGGAATACTTGGGTTTACTCGGCTTCGTTTTAAAGACACGTCTTAAAAAGCGTGAGATGAGTTCgtctttttctatcttttttagCGATATGAGCGCAATTGCTGATCTGGTTGAGTTTAAAACGTCTATATTCTTTTTATACGCAAACTCAACCCATAGTTTGAGCGAACTCTTGTATTGCTTGAGGGTTGACTCGCTGATTGAGTTTATCACGGTGTCCACTGAATCCTCGTCGATGCCTTTCAGAAAAGCTCTCCGTATAAATTCCCTGCCACCAGCGAGAGTTTGGATGCTAATGGATGTACTTTCTGTCTGCATCGATATAGTCAAATGTTTTCATCTGACTCAAATATCAGCGGTGGTGAATTTAACAGTGAATTCAATAGACGGTACCATGGCTGGTTTGGCCATAGTGGTACGACGAGCACACCTTCTGCTTTGTTTATAATTATCTTTCGTAAGATCCTCAAAATGAGTGCGAAAGGAGGAAACGCATAGAATCTTTCACCTTTCCATGACATAGTAAATGCATCTACGACAGCGGCGTCAGTGTGAGGAAATCTGGAGCAGAATctgttacattttttatttagtctCGAAGCAAACAGGTCTATTGTAAATGGGCCGAATTTTTTGTTTACTATCTTAAAAATTGTGTTATTTAATTCTCATTCCGTATCTATGTTGGAAAGTCTTGACGCTGTATCGGCCTCGACGTTTTTTCCTGAAGCGATATACGACGCGAAAATCCAGAGTTTCGTCTCACACCATTTCCAAATTTTCCTGGATAGTTCACTTAGATGAGGGAATTGTACACCCCCTGCTTTATTTACATAAGCTATTGCGGAGGTGTTATCTATTCTCAATAGTATCTTCGAGTTACCCAGATGAGACGCAAAGCACTTGATTGCAAAAAATGCCACTAATAGTTCCAGGTAGTTAATACTGAAGCGCTTCTCTTTTTCAGTCCAGAAACCGTGGGTACTTACTCCATTATAGAAAGCTCCCCACTCAGTCAGAGAGTGCATTCCTTTGCCACCACTTCTGTCATGGTATGCTTTATAAGGATTTTCCCTTCACAGTAATTATCACTTAACATTAATGTCAAGTACTTCTGTCTTTCTAGTCTTTTGCAAAACGTGGAGCTGTATGCTACAGCAAGGCATGCTGCTGTCAGCACTCCCAGTAGCTTAGCAAAGTCGCGAATTTTATAAGCTTTGCCTTCTTGAAATGA is part of the Andrena cerasifolii isolate SP2316 chromosome 1, iyAndCera1_principal, whole genome shotgun sequence genome and harbors:
- the LOC143367607 gene encoding uncharacterized protein LOC143367607, whose protein sequence is MQTESTSISIQTLAGGREFIRRAFLKGIDEDSVDTVINSISESTLKQYKSSLKLWVEFAYKKNIDVLNSTRSAIALISLKKIEKDELISRFLRRVFKTKPSKPKYSSTWDKAPALDYLEKLHPLSKLNHKQVAGKVATLLALATAHRLQTLALIRTNNILESDTCIRIKIPDVIKTSKPGQFQPELLLPFFKKKSSLCVSSTVIEYLDYTKEFGPNNNVRLLISTVKPYKHVSSQTIGHWIKSLLTKAGVDTKHFSTYCTRHAAVSVAFNKGVNV